From one Streptomyces sp. R41 genomic stretch:
- a CDS encoding MFS transporter — protein MLAAQFMALLDVFIVNVAVPTIGSELHASGAGLQLVVAGYSISYAVLLITGARLGDRLGHRRVHLAGLALFTGASLACGLAQRTGELIAFRLVQGAGSAVMIPQVLSLVQRNFIGEARARALGAYAAVLATGAAAGQVLGGVLVSADLFGTGWRPVFLVNVPVGVVLLAVGSRVLPRDDVSALERSRRLDLPGLVLLAAAVSLFTVPLVLGQEEDWPLWSWLSLGAAAVFFALFCLYESRLAPRGGVPLIAPRVLRHPGIGLAVFRLLAVMAVNAGFLFALTLHIQGGLGYSALRAGLTFAPTAAVFGLVGLTWRNWPAFWQRGLIPIGFALAAVSVAGVGGVLKDGGDGGLWLYVAFAGVGAGLALGFSPTLTRALATVRPEDAADASGLLATVTQLGQLIGVAAFGTLFLNRLESLGAPGAYTSADALLACTYALAATATLGAVSGLVRRRR, from the coding sequence GTGCTCGCGGCCCAGTTCATGGCATTGCTCGATGTCTTCATCGTGAACGTCGCGGTGCCCACGATCGGTTCCGAACTCCACGCGTCCGGCGCCGGACTGCAGTTGGTGGTCGCCGGATACTCCATCTCGTACGCCGTGCTGCTGATCACCGGAGCACGGCTGGGCGACCGGCTCGGGCACCGCCGGGTTCATCTGGCCGGGCTCGCGCTGTTCACCGGTGCCTCGCTGGCCTGCGGACTCGCCCAGAGAACAGGGGAGTTGATCGCTTTCCGTCTGGTCCAGGGCGCCGGATCGGCCGTGATGATCCCGCAGGTGCTCAGCCTGGTCCAGCGCAACTTCATCGGCGAGGCCCGGGCTCGCGCCCTCGGCGCCTACGCGGCCGTTCTCGCCACCGGCGCCGCGGCCGGGCAGGTGCTGGGCGGCGTGCTGGTCAGCGCCGACCTGTTCGGCACCGGCTGGCGGCCGGTGTTCCTGGTCAACGTGCCCGTGGGCGTCGTACTCCTGGCCGTCGGCAGCCGCGTACTGCCGCGGGACGACGTATCGGCCCTTGAGCGCTCGCGCCGCCTCGACCTGCCGGGGCTCGTGCTGCTCGCCGCCGCCGTCTCCCTCTTCACCGTGCCGCTCGTGCTCGGACAGGAGGAGGACTGGCCACTGTGGTCCTGGCTGTCGCTGGGAGCGGCCGCGGTGTTCTTCGCCCTGTTCTGCCTTTACGAATCCCGGCTGGCCCCGCGCGGCGGGGTGCCGCTGATCGCGCCGAGGGTGCTGCGCCACCCCGGCATCGGCCTCGCGGTCTTCCGGCTCCTGGCCGTGATGGCGGTCAACGCGGGCTTTCTGTTCGCACTCACCCTCCACATCCAGGGCGGCCTCGGCTACAGCGCCCTGCGCGCGGGACTCACCTTCGCACCCACCGCGGCGGTCTTCGGGCTGGTCGGTCTGACCTGGCGCAACTGGCCCGCCTTCTGGCAACGCGGCCTGATACCGATCGGGTTCGCGCTCGCCGCCGTCTCCGTGGCCGGGGTCGGAGGCGTACTGAAGGACGGGGGCGACGGCGGCCTGTGGCTGTACGTGGCGTTCGCGGGCGTGGGCGCCGGGCTCGCGCTCGGCTTCAGCCCTACGCTCACCAGGGCCCTTGCCACGGTGCGGCCCGAAGACGCGGCGGACGCGAGCGGACTGCTCGCGACGGTCACCCAGCTCGGTCAGCTGATCGGTGTCGCGGCCTTCGGCACACTCTTCTTGAACCGGCTTGAGTCACTCGGGGCCCCCGGGGCGTATACCTCTGCGGACGCGCTCCTCGCGTGCACGTATGCGCTGGCCGCGACGGCCACGCTGGGCGCCGTGTCCGGACTGGTACGAAGGCGTCGCTGA
- a CDS encoding helix-turn-helix transcriptional regulator: MNTTQRRRPELAAFLRSRRARVTPSDVGMPPGLRRRTPGLRREEVAQLSGVGVTWYTWLEQGRPINASAQVLDAVARTLRLDQPEREHLYHLAEVPYEPEREGPAQPVSEEIQGIIDALDPRPAAVYNSRYDILATNPPYRDLFFVPQTLHIGVPNALWTLFTVPEPNCPVVFRDSELPLMVATMRSSYGRHVGEPAWEDFIRRLSGASAYFAELWAGGDVVPPGPRVKTFRHEAAGELHMTSVSLSINGMPECRIVAYTPEDEEARRGLAVLRDRREKLWPPSHSLNAEAIGAGT, translated from the coding sequence ATGAACACGACACAGCGCCGCAGGCCCGAGCTGGCCGCTTTTCTGCGCAGCAGGCGGGCGCGGGTGACACCGTCCGACGTGGGGATGCCGCCCGGCTTACGGCGCCGTACGCCGGGATTGCGCCGCGAGGAGGTCGCACAGCTCTCCGGCGTCGGCGTCACCTGGTACACGTGGCTCGAGCAGGGGCGCCCGATCAACGCGTCCGCGCAGGTCCTGGACGCGGTGGCGCGCACGCTGCGCCTCGACCAGCCCGAGCGCGAGCATCTCTACCACCTGGCCGAGGTGCCCTACGAACCCGAACGTGAGGGCCCCGCGCAGCCCGTGAGCGAGGAGATCCAGGGCATCATCGACGCCCTCGACCCACGTCCGGCGGCGGTCTACAACTCGCGGTACGACATCCTTGCCACCAACCCCCCTTACCGCGACCTGTTCTTCGTACCGCAGACGCTCCACATCGGCGTTCCCAACGCGCTGTGGACGCTGTTCACCGTGCCCGAGCCGAACTGCCCCGTCGTGTTCCGGGACAGCGAGCTGCCGTTGATGGTGGCGACCATGCGGTCGTCGTACGGCAGACATGTCGGCGAGCCGGCCTGGGAGGACTTCATACGCAGGTTGTCGGGCGCCAGTGCCTATTTCGCGGAGCTGTGGGCGGGCGGCGACGTCGTGCCGCCGGGACCGCGCGTGAAGACCTTCCGGCACGAGGCGGCGGGCGAACTGCACATGACCTCGGTGTCGCTGTCGATCAACGGCATGCCGGAGTGCCGGATCGTGGCGTACACACCGGAAGACGAGGAGGCGAGGAGAGGGCTGGCCGTCTTGCGGGATCGGCGGGAGAAGTTGTGGCCGCCGTCACACTCTCTGAATGCCGAGGCGATAGGGGCGGGGACATGA
- a CDS encoding histidine phosphatase family protein, translating to MSAEVGKKPGRGRRVILWRHGQTAWNVERRFQGSTDVELTETGKGQARRAARLLASLKPDAIVASDLRRAANTAAELSALTGLDVTHDEGLRETYAGVWQGLTHEEIIARYGDQYSAWKRGEPVRRGGGELETEVADRAAPVVLRHADKLPQDGTLVVVSHGGTIRTTIGRLLGLESQHWESLGGLSNCCWSVLGEGARGWRLLEHNAGTLPEPVLGDDD from the coding sequence GTGAGCGCCGAGGTCGGGAAGAAGCCGGGCCGGGGCCGCCGTGTCATCCTCTGGCGGCACGGCCAGACCGCCTGGAATGTGGAGCGCCGCTTCCAGGGCAGCACGGACGTCGAGCTCACCGAGACCGGCAAGGGCCAGGCCCGCCGCGCCGCCCGGCTGCTCGCCTCGCTGAAGCCCGACGCGATCGTCGCCTCGGACCTCCGGCGCGCCGCGAACACGGCCGCAGAGCTGTCCGCCCTCACCGGCCTTGACGTCACCCACGACGAGGGCCTGCGGGAGACCTACGCGGGCGTCTGGCAGGGGCTGACGCACGAGGAGATCATCGCCCGGTACGGCGACCAGTACTCCGCCTGGAAGCGCGGCGAGCCGGTGCGCCGCGGCGGTGGTGAACTGGAGACCGAGGTCGCCGACCGCGCCGCCCCCGTGGTGCTGCGGCACGCCGACAAGCTCCCCCAGGACGGCACCCTCGTGGTGGTCAGTCATGGCGGCACGATCCGCACCACCATCGGCCGGCTTCTCGGCCTGGAGTCCCAGCACTGGGAGAGTCTCGGCGGCCTCTCCAACTGCTGCTGGTCCGTCCTCGGTGAGGGCGCCCGTGGCTGGCGCCTCCTGGAGCACAACGCCGGCACGCTGCCGGAGCCGGTGCTCGGCGACGACGACTGA
- the rsfS gene encoding ribosome silencing factor: MTATDRSIELINTAAQAAADKLAHDIIAYDVSDVLSITDAFLLASAPNDRQVKSIVDEVEERLSKELGAKPVRREGDREARWVLLDYVDIVVHVQHSEERVFYALERLWKDCPELDLPADAKATRGKAAEHAKLQAEEDSAELGELR; this comes from the coding sequence GTGACCGCCACGGACCGCTCCATCGAGCTCATCAACACCGCCGCACAGGCGGCCGCAGACAAGCTCGCGCACGACATCATCGCCTACGACGTCAGCGACGTGCTCTCCATCACCGACGCCTTCCTGCTGGCGTCCGCGCCCAACGACCGCCAGGTCAAGTCGATCGTCGACGAGGTCGAGGAGCGGCTGAGCAAGGAGCTCGGCGCCAAGCCGGTACGCCGAGAGGGCGACCGCGAGGCCCGCTGGGTCCTGCTCGACTACGTAGACATCGTGGTGCACGTGCAGCACAGCGAGGAGCGTGTCTTCTACGCCCTCGAGCGGCTGTGGAAGGACTGCCCGGAGCTGGACCTGCCCGCCGACGCCAAGGCCACCCGCGGCAAGGCAGCCGAGCACGCCAAGCTCCAGGCCGAGGAGGACTCCGCCGAACTGGGGGAGCTGCGGTGA
- a CDS encoding LytR C-terminal domain-containing protein produces MNDRYDGYAGGDQYELVGYDEFGQPVYGQVPQQPPQGYDSYGAQPQGYGYDPYATGQQQPVQGYDTGQQPPVSPYDTGQQPTVSPYATGQQPPVPSYDSYDPYGTGAPGAAGTTSPAYDRYGQAAGTAGAASTGQQPRVAEQTAYIPQQAGPAKDGEPRPGRADRDYRTEQFAFVEEQEDDSEDVIDWLKFTENRTERREEARRRARSRVVALVVVLALVAVGGVGYLWYAGKLPGTASKGKSGTTAAVGAQNRDVIVVHLHNTNGGGTSTALLVDNTTTKQGTTVLLPNSLALTDDDGTTTTLAKSVDGDGSSGTQDAIDTVLGTNIQGTWRLDTPYLNNLVELVGNIDITTNANVPDPDAKKKGESPLVKKGEDQSLSGKMAVAYATYRASGESQNAQLERFGQVMQGVLRKLSSDKQAATTTVQTLAQILDPSLTDQDLGAFLAKLADLAKGGDYKTALLPVQQDGTLSASASDSVVKDVLGGTAKSPDAGAAVRVGIKNATGNKAATGQARVVLVNGGYTFLDSGTATAAQSVSQITYADAAKKNDAVEVAKTLGLPTSSVKKGKATSNADVSVVLGQDYKASSGSTG; encoded by the coding sequence GTGAACGACCGATACGACGGATACGCGGGCGGCGACCAGTACGAGCTCGTCGGCTACGACGAGTTCGGGCAGCCTGTGTACGGACAGGTGCCGCAGCAGCCTCCCCAGGGGTACGACTCCTACGGCGCCCAGCCGCAGGGCTACGGCTACGACCCGTACGCGACCGGTCAGCAGCAGCCCGTCCAGGGCTACGACACGGGCCAGCAGCCGCCTGTGTCGCCGTATGACACCGGTCAGCAGCCCACCGTGTCGCCCTATGCCACCGGTCAGCAGCCGCCCGTCCCCTCGTACGACTCCTACGACCCTTACGGCACCGGCGCGCCCGGCGCCGCCGGGACCACCTCGCCCGCGTACGACCGCTACGGGCAGGCCGCGGGCACGGCCGGCGCCGCGAGTACCGGTCAGCAGCCCCGAGTTGCCGAGCAGACCGCCTACATCCCGCAGCAGGCCGGACCCGCCAAGGACGGCGAACCCCGTCCCGGTCGGGCCGACCGGGACTACCGCACCGAGCAGTTCGCCTTCGTCGAGGAGCAGGAGGACGACTCCGAAGACGTCATCGACTGGCTGAAGTTCACCGAGAACCGCACCGAACGCCGCGAGGAGGCCCGGCGCAGGGCCCGCAGCAGGGTCGTCGCCCTGGTCGTGGTGCTCGCGCTGGTCGCGGTCGGTGGCGTCGGCTACCTCTGGTACGCGGGCAAGCTGCCCGGCACGGCCTCGAAGGGCAAGTCCGGTACGACGGCCGCCGTGGGCGCCCAGAACCGCGACGTGATCGTCGTCCACCTGCACAACACCAACGGTGGCGGCACCTCCACGGCGCTGCTCGTCGACAACACCACCACCAAGCAGGGCACCACCGTTCTGCTGCCCAACTCCCTTGCCCTGACGGACGACGACGGCACGACGACCACGCTCGCCAAGTCCGTCGACGGCGACGGCTCCTCCGGGACCCAGGACGCGATCGACACGGTGCTCGGGACCAACATCCAGGGCACCTGGCGCCTCGACACTCCCTATCTCAACAACCTCGTCGAGCTCGTCGGCAACATCGACATCACCACCAACGCCAATGTGCCGGATCCCGATGCGAAGAAGAAGGGCGAGTCGCCCCTCGTGAAGAAGGGCGAGGACCAGAGCCTCAGCGGCAAGATGGCCGTCGCCTACGCCACCTACCGGGCCTCCGGCGAGTCCCAGAACGCGCAGTTGGAGCGGTTCGGACAGGTCATGCAGGGCGTGCTGCGCAAGCTGTCCTCCGACAAGCAGGCCGCGACCACCACCGTGCAGACCCTGGCGCAGATCCTCGACCCCTCTCTGACCGACCAGGACCTGGGCGCCTTCCTCGCCAAGCTCGCCGACCTCGCCAAGGGCGGCGACTACAAGACCGCGCTGCTGCCCGTGCAGCAGGACGGCACCCTGAGCGCGAGTGCCTCCGACAGCGTGGTCAAGGACGTGCTCGGCGGTACCGCGAAGAGCCCCGACGCCGGCGCCGCCGTCCGCGTCGGCATCAAGAACGCCACCGGCAACAAGGCTGCCACCGGGCAGGCCCGCGTCGTCCTGGTCAACGGCGGTTACACCTTCCTCGACTCCGGCACCGCCACCGCCGCCCAGAGTGTGTCCCAGATCACATACGCGGACGCCGCCAAGAAGAACGACGCCGTCGAGGTCGCCAAGACGCTGGGCCTGCCCACCAGCAGCGTGAAGAAGGGCAAGGCCACGTCCAACGCGGACGTGTCCGTGGTCCTGGGTCAGGACTACAAGGCGAGCAGCGGCTCGACGGGGTGA
- the nadD gene encoding nicotinate-nucleotide adenylyltransferase yields MGEQDMPTGPASDTESGAAGAATGGASGVADGAAKHLTTGPGNGPSNPGKRRLGVMGGTFDPIHHGHLVAASEVAAQFHLDEVVFVPTGQPWQKTDRKVSPAEDRYLMTVIATAENPQFSVSRIDIDRGGPTYTTDTLRDLKALNPDTDLFFITGADALGQILTWRYTEELFSLAHFIGVTRPGHTLTDPGLPEGGVSLVEVPALAISSTDCRARVAKGDPVWYLVPDGVVRYIDKRELYRGE; encoded by the coding sequence ATGGGAGAGCAGGACATGCCTACCGGTCCGGCGAGTGACACGGAGAGCGGCGCCGCCGGCGCCGCCACGGGTGGCGCGAGCGGCGTGGCCGACGGCGCGGCGAAGCATCTGACGACCGGCCCCGGAAACGGCCCCTCGAATCCGGGCAAGCGCCGCCTCGGCGTGATGGGCGGAACCTTCGACCCGATCCACCACGGGCACCTCGTGGCGGCCAGCGAGGTCGCCGCGCAGTTCCACCTCGACGAGGTGGTGTTCGTACCGACCGGGCAGCCGTGGCAGAAGACCGACCGAAAGGTCAGCCCGGCCGAGGACCGCTATCTGATGACGGTCATCGCGACCGCCGAGAATCCCCAGTTCTCGGTGAGCCGCATCGACATCGACCGCGGCGGCCCGACCTACACCACGGACACCCTGCGCGACCTGAAGGCGCTCAACCCCGACACCGACCTCTTCTTCATCACGGGCGCCGACGCCCTCGGCCAGATCCTCACCTGGCGGTACACGGAAGAACTGTTTTCCCTCGCGCACTTCATCGGAGTCACCCGGCCCGGCCACACGCTGACCGATCCGGGGCTTCCCGAGGGCGGTGTCTCGCTCGTCGAGGTTCCCGCGCTCGCCATCTCGTCCACAGATTGCCGTGCGAGGGTCGCCAAGGGCGATCCCGTCTGGTATCTGGTGCCGGACGGTGTGGTGCGCTACATCGACAAGCGCGAGCTGTACCGCGGCGAGTGA
- a CDS encoding M48 family metallopeptidase translates to MSDDGHEQNGHENVPSRQRRRFEGISSRAYEHPADRSALVALRKLSGFDTVFKALSGLLPERSLRLLFLSDSVRVSEAQFAHLNDMLRDACYILDLEKVPPMYVAQDPQPNAMCIGLDEPIIVVTTGLVELLDEEEMRAVVGHEVGHALSGHAVYRTILLFLTNLALRVAWIPLGNLAIMAIVTALREWFRKSELSADRAGLLVGQDLRASMRGLMKLAGGNHLHEMNVDAFLAQADEYEAGGDLRDSVLKILNTLPRTHPFTTVRAAELKKWAESRDYQRIMDGHYPRRSEDKDTSVSDSFRQSAANYASDVKNSKDPLMKLVSDIAGGAGDLGGRVRRGFGGFASGGSPKDTSGSPKDAPPRDTDTHPDDESPNGNG, encoded by the coding sequence ATGTCCGACGACGGCCACGAGCAGAACGGGCACGAGAACGTGCCGAGCAGGCAGCGCAGGCGCTTCGAGGGGATCTCCTCCCGGGCGTACGAACACCCGGCGGACCGCTCGGCCCTGGTGGCCCTGCGCAAGCTCAGCGGCTTCGACACCGTCTTCAAGGCGCTCAGCGGTCTGCTGCCCGAACGCAGCCTGCGGCTGCTGTTCCTGTCCGATTCGGTGCGCGTCTCGGAAGCCCAGTTCGCGCACCTCAACGACATGCTGCGGGACGCCTGTTACATCCTGGACCTGGAGAAGGTCCCGCCGATGTACGTCGCCCAGGACCCGCAGCCGAACGCGATGTGCATCGGCCTGGACGAGCCGATCATCGTCGTGACGACGGGGCTCGTCGAGCTGCTGGACGAGGAGGAGATGCGGGCGGTCGTCGGCCATGAGGTCGGCCACGCGCTCTCCGGCCACGCGGTCTACCGCACGATATTGCTCTTCCTCACCAACCTCGCGCTCCGGGTCGCCTGGATCCCGCTCGGGAACCTCGCGATCATGGCGATCGTCACCGCGCTGCGCGAGTGGTTCCGCAAGTCGGAGCTGTCCGCGGACCGCGCCGGGCTCCTGGTCGGCCAGGACCTGCGGGCCTCGATGCGCGGCCTGATGAAGCTCGCGGGAGGCAATCATCTGCACGAGATGAACGTGGACGCGTTCCTCGCGCAGGCCGATGAGTACGAGGCCGGGGGCGACCTGCGCGACTCCGTGCTCAAGATCCTCAATACGCTCCCCCGCACGCACCCCTTCACCACCGTGCGCGCCGCCGAGCTGAAGAAGTGGGCCGAGTCCCGCGACTACCAGCGGATCATGGACGGTCACTACCCGCGGCGCAGCGAGGACAAGGACACCTCGGTCTCGGACTCCTTCCGGCAGTCGGCGGCCAACTACGCCAGCGACGTGAAGAACTCCAAGGACCCGCTGATGAAGCTGGTCAGCGACATCGCGGGCGGTGCCGGAGACCTCGGGGGCCGGGTGCGACGCGGCTTCGGCGGCTTCGCGAGCGGTGGTTCGCCCAAGGACACGTCCGGTTCACCCAAGGACGCGCCGCCGCGGGACACCGACACGCACCCGGACGACGAGAGCCCCAACGGCAACGGCTGA
- a CDS encoding glutamate-5-semialdehyde dehydrogenase, producing MTTLSPYDSMSPVTQAAYRAKAAAADLAPLPRAEKDDALLAIADALEVRTSEIVAANAKDIARAREAGTSETVIDRLTLTPERVRAIASDVRDVVALPDPVGEIVRGSTLPNGIDLRQVRVPLGVVGIIYEARPNVTVDAAALCLKSGNAVLLRGSSSAYESNTALVRVLRDAVGGAGLPADAVQLVPGEGRESVRELMRARGLVDVLIPRGGASLIRTVVQESTVPVIETGTGNCHVYVDANADLDMAIDILINSKAQRPSVCNAAETLLVHQDIAPEFLPRALDALADAGVTVHADERVLAYAKDSKATVVEATPEDWEAEYLSYDIAAAVVDSLDRAVEHIRLWTSGHTEAIVTTSQQAARRFTQLVDSTTVAVNASTRFTDGGQFGFGAEIGISTQKLHARGPMGLPELTSTKYIVTGDGHIRR from the coding sequence ATGACCACGCTCTCGCCGTACGACTCGATGTCCCCGGTCACCCAGGCCGCCTACCGCGCGAAGGCCGCCGCCGCCGACCTGGCGCCCCTGCCGCGGGCCGAGAAGGACGACGCGCTGCTCGCGATCGCGGACGCGCTGGAGGTCCGTACCAGCGAGATCGTCGCCGCCAACGCCAAGGACATCGCGCGCGCCCGCGAGGCCGGGACCAGCGAGACCGTCATCGACCGCCTCACGCTCACGCCCGAGCGCGTGCGCGCGATCGCCTCCGACGTCCGCGACGTGGTGGCGCTGCCCGACCCGGTCGGCGAGATCGTCCGCGGCTCGACCCTCCCGAACGGCATCGACCTGCGCCAGGTCCGTGTGCCGCTCGGCGTCGTCGGCATCATCTACGAGGCCCGCCCGAACGTGACGGTCGACGCCGCCGCGCTCTGCCTGAAGTCCGGGAACGCGGTGCTGCTGCGCGGCTCGTCGTCCGCGTACGAGTCGAACACGGCGCTCGTACGGGTCCTGCGCGACGCCGTGGGCGGCGCCGGGCTGCCCGCCGACGCCGTCCAGCTCGTGCCCGGCGAGGGCCGCGAGTCCGTACGCGAGCTGATGCGCGCCCGCGGCCTTGTCGACGTCCTCATCCCGCGCGGCGGCGCCTCGCTGATCCGCACGGTCGTCCAGGAGTCCACTGTCCCGGTCATCGAGACCGGCACCGGCAACTGCCACGTCTACGTCGACGCGAACGCCGACCTCGACATGGCGATCGACATCCTGATCAACTCCAAGGCCCAGCGGCCCAGTGTCTGCAACGCCGCCGAGACGCTCCTGGTCCACCAGGACATCGCCCCCGAGTTCCTGCCGCGCGCCCTGGACGCCCTCGCGGACGCCGGGGTCACCGTGCACGCCGACGAGCGCGTCCTCGCCTACGCCAAGGACTCCAAGGCCACCGTCGTCGAGGCGACCCCCGAGGACTGGGAGGCGGAGTACCTCTCGTACGACATCGCCGCCGCCGTCGTCGACTCGCTCGACAGAGCGGTGGAGCACATCCGGCTGTGGACCTCGGGCCACACCGAGGCCATCGTCACCACCTCGCAGCAGGCCGCTCGCCGCTTCACCCAGCTGGTCGATTCCACGACGGTCGCCGTGAACGCGTCGACCCGCTTCACCGACGGCGGCCAGTTCGGCTTCGGCGCGGAGATCGGCATCTCCACGCAGAAGCTGCACGCGCGGGGGCCGATGGGGCTGCCGGAGCTCACGAGCACGAAGTACATCGTCACAGGGGATGGGCACATTCGGCGCTGA
- the proB gene encoding glutamate 5-kinase — MAQAHRIVVKVGSSSLTTASGGLDADRVDALVDVLAKARSGGEREIVLVSSGAIAAGLAPLGLRRRPKDLARQQAAASVGQGLLVARYTASCARYGIRVGQVLLTSDDTSRRAHHRNASRTLDKLLAMGALPVVNENDTVATDEIRFGDNDRLAALVAHLVRADLLVLLSDVDGVYDGDPSKPGTSRIAEVRGPSDLDGIDVGSAGKAGVGTGGMVTKVEAARIAAAAGIPVVLTSAIHAADALAGRDTGTYFHPTGKRSADRLLWLQHASTPQGALTLDDGAVRAVVERRKSLLPAGIASVEGEFTAGDPVELRDSTGRAVARGLVNFDAKEIPQLIGRSTRELARELGPAYEREVVHRDDLVLLNP, encoded by the coding sequence GTGGCGCAGGCTCACCGGATCGTCGTCAAGGTGGGTTCCTCGTCGCTGACCACCGCGTCCGGCGGCCTCGACGCCGACCGGGTCGACGCCCTGGTCGACGTCCTCGCCAAGGCCCGCAGCGGCGGCGAGAGGGAGATCGTCCTCGTCTCGTCCGGCGCCATCGCCGCGGGGCTCGCGCCGCTGGGGCTGCGCCGCCGCCCCAAGGACCTCGCCCGGCAGCAGGCCGCCGCCAGCGTCGGCCAGGGCCTCCTGGTCGCCCGCTACACCGCCTCCTGCGCCCGCTACGGCATCCGCGTCGGACAGGTGCTCCTCACCTCCGACGACACCAGCCGCCGCGCCCACCACCGCAACGCCTCCCGCACCCTCGACAAGCTCCTCGCGATGGGCGCGCTGCCGGTCGTCAACGAGAACGACACCGTCGCCACGGACGAGATCCGCTTCGGCGACAACGACCGGCTCGCCGCGCTCGTCGCCCATCTCGTACGGGCCGATCTGCTCGTGCTGCTCTCCGACGTGGACGGCGTGTACGACGGCGACCCCAGCAAGCCCGGTACCTCGCGGATAGCGGAAGTACGCGGGCCGTCCGATCTCGACGGCATCGACGTCGGCAGCGCGGGCAAGGCGGGCGTCGGCACCGGCGGCATGGTCACCAAGGTCGAGGCGGCCCGGATCGCCGCCGCGGCGGGTATCCCGGTGGTGCTGACCAGCGCCATCCACGCCGCCGACGCCCTCGCGGGCCGGGACACCGGCACCTACTTCCACCCCACCGGCAAGCGGTCCGCCGACCGGCTGCTGTGGCTTCAGCACGCCTCCACCCCGCAGGGTGCGCTCACCCTGGACGACGGGGCCGTGCGCGCGGTCGTCGAACGGCGCAAGTCGCTGCTGCCGGCGGGCATCGCGTCCGTCGAGGGCGAGTTCACCGCGGGCGATCCGGTCGAGCTGCGCGACAGCACGGGCCGGGCGGTCGCGCGAGGCCTGGTGAACTTCGACGCCAAGGAGATTCCACAGCTCATCGGCCGTTCGACCAGGGAACTGGCGCGCGAGCTGGGCCCCGCGTACGAGCGTGAGGTCGTACACAGGGACGACCTCGTACTGCTGAATCCGTAA
- a CDS encoding glycosyltransferase family 2 protein, with protein sequence MPYLVKCLESVENQTLDAARIEVIAVDDGSTDGTGEYLEKFAERAAMSVTVISQPNSGGPSGPRNVGLGKARGRYVFFLDADDYFGPEALERMVAMADEQGTDVVLGKVVGVNRNAPKSMWGKNQPRTDVFSSNVKFTLSAQKLFRRELLTRHGMHFDESLKTGEDALFTMEAYLRADGVSVVADYECYYLVGRDDGKHATKSGSYTLRFDSARALMGLIAEHVPAGRRRDTLMIRPLLITLLPQFGPGFLKQSEKIRRHKLELAKPLLDAYWHEGVASRLKVHERLRLHLVAQGRGDLLVDVLEFIKAKKAPEVLLESRGRKAFLAYPHFRDPAAGVPDSCYVPTTRETVTIEGFKPRTTHFPRLRRVARRVLGARRAA encoded by the coding sequence ATGCCGTACCTGGTCAAGTGCCTGGAATCCGTGGAGAACCAGACGCTCGACGCGGCACGGATCGAGGTGATCGCGGTCGACGACGGGTCGACGGACGGCACGGGGGAGTATCTGGAGAAGTTCGCCGAGCGGGCGGCCATGTCCGTCACGGTCATCAGCCAGCCCAACTCGGGCGGCCCCAGCGGCCCGCGCAACGTCGGCCTCGGCAAGGCGCGCGGACGCTACGTCTTCTTCCTCGACGCCGACGACTACTTCGGCCCCGAGGCCCTGGAGCGCATGGTCGCGATGGCCGACGAGCAGGGCACGGACGTGGTGCTCGGGAAAGTCGTCGGGGTCAACAGGAACGCCCCGAAGTCGATGTGGGGCAAGAACCAGCCCCGTACCGACGTCTTCTCGTCGAACGTCAAATTCACCCTCAGCGCGCAGAAGCTCTTCCGCCGCGAGCTGCTCACGCGGCACGGCATGCACTTCGACGAGTCGCTGAAGACCGGCGAGGACGCCCTGTTCACGATGGAGGCCTACCTCCGCGCCGACGGCGTCTCCGTGGTCGCCGACTACGAGTGCTACTACCTGGTGGGCCGCGACGACGGCAAGCATGCGACCAAGAGCGGCAGTTACACCCTGCGCTTCGACTCCGCCCGCGCCCTGATGGGCCTGATTGCCGAGCACGTACCCGCCGGTCGGCGCCGCGACACGCTGATGATCCGCCCGTTACTCATCACCCTGCTCCCGCAGTTCGGCCCCGGATTCCTCAAGCAGAGCGAGAAGATCCGGCGTCACAAACTCGAGCTGGCCAAGCCCTTGTTGGACGCCTACTGGCACGAGGGCGTCGCCTCGCGCCTCAAGGTCCACGAGCGGTTGCGCCTCCACCTCGTGGCCCAGGGCCGGGGCGATCTCCTCGTCGACGTACTGGAGTTCATCAAGGCGAAGAAGGCCCCCGAGGTCCTGCTGGAGTCCCGCGGCCGCAAGGCCTTCCTCGCCTACCCGCACTTCCGCGACCCGGCCGCCGGCGTCCCGGACAGCTGCTACGTCCCCACGACCCGCGAGACGGTCACCATCGAGGGCTTCAAGCCGCGCACCACGCACTTCCCGCGGCTGCGGCGGGTGGCCCGGCGGGTGTTGGGGGCGCGGCGCGCGGCGTGA